A section of the Kribbella sp. HUAS MG21 genome encodes:
- a CDS encoding YciI family protein — MTQYFVYGRDRAGAGDVKARLTEEHWAFMDRYAAELIARGPTLTEDREASTGSLHVVDLPTEKALHSFVYDEPYYLGGAFETVEVYRFENHLGRTMWEFATAVEGYNRYLVLTKDAARPLTSDHLILYGDLLVDGSHTGRAALVEAPSAEAAAALIQAEHAEVHPWEFGGRR, encoded by the coding sequence GTGACGCAGTACTTCGTCTACGGCCGCGACCGCGCGGGCGCCGGCGACGTGAAGGCCCGGTTGACCGAGGAGCACTGGGCCTTCATGGATCGGTACGCCGCCGAGCTGATCGCGCGCGGCCCGACGCTGACCGAGGACCGGGAAGCGTCGACCGGCAGCCTGCACGTCGTCGACCTGCCGACCGAGAAAGCGCTGCACTCCTTCGTGTACGACGAGCCGTACTACCTCGGCGGTGCGTTCGAGACCGTCGAGGTGTACCGCTTCGAGAACCACCTCGGCCGCACGATGTGGGAGTTCGCGACCGCGGTCGAGGGCTACAACCGCTACCTCGTCCTCACCAAGGACGCGGCGCGCCCACTCACGTCGGACCACCTCATCCTGTACGGCGACCTGCTCGTCGACGGCTCGCACACCGGCCGCGCGGCCCTGGTGGAGGCGCCGTCCGCGGAGGCGGCGGCTGCGCTGATCCAGGCGGAGCACGCCGAAGTGCACCCCTGGGAGTTCGGCGGCCGCCGCTAG
- a CDS encoding MarR family transcriptional regulator: MTTTAARDTDLASALVQTMHRLQDLHAETSRPLGLTPQQAHLLCVLLAGPLGMTELSRMLNIERSSLTSMVDRLERRSLVARIPTPGDRRACRIELTDDGLALAHEAHDAVVDRIHSMTAELSATSRSTLLTALQAILAKETSAS, encoded by the coding sequence ATGACGACGACGGCTGCCCGGGACACCGATCTCGCGAGTGCGCTGGTGCAGACCATGCACCGGCTGCAGGACCTGCACGCCGAGACCAGCCGGCCGCTCGGCCTCACCCCGCAGCAGGCGCACCTGCTCTGCGTGCTGCTCGCCGGCCCGCTGGGCATGACCGAGCTGAGCCGGATGCTGAACATCGAGCGTTCCAGCCTGACCAGCATGGTCGACCGGCTGGAGCGGCGCTCGCTCGTCGCCCGGATCCCGACGCCCGGCGACCGCCGCGCCTGCCGGATCGAGCTGACCGACGACGGCCTGGCGCTGGCGCACGAGGCTCACGACGCGGTCGTCGACCGCATCCATTCGATGACCGCGGAGCTGTCCGCGACCTCGCGCTCGACCTTGCTCACCGCGTTGCAGGCCATTCTCGCGAAGGAGACGTCCGCTAGCTAG
- a CDS encoding LLM class flavin-dependent oxidoreductase has product MNVQFGYGSPDSVRDVAAIVRLAQQADRDGLDHVSLADHPYVPDMLDGYAAIAFLLGRTERLSALVNVTNLPLRPAPVLARTATSLSALSGGRFVLGLGAGGAWDRITTMGVPELRPAEAVEAFEEAMQLVRGLSDGGTPKPTKHYPIGPLRPAAVPAPPIWTGSNGPKSLAATGRHADGWIPGHAADWLSDRYRWSRPIIDEAALSVGRKPSDVGTIYNFPGVITASPLPRTRDEEGRWIGGSPAQWIEELADAILNHNATGFTLFPRGNEPYDVQLARWAQDVVPAVRAATS; this is encoded by the coding sequence ATGAACGTGCAGTTCGGCTACGGCTCGCCGGACTCGGTCCGGGACGTCGCGGCGATCGTGCGGCTCGCGCAGCAGGCGGACCGGGACGGCCTCGACCACGTCAGCCTCGCGGATCATCCGTATGTTCCGGACATGCTGGACGGGTACGCCGCCATCGCTTTCCTGCTCGGCCGCACCGAACGGCTGTCGGCGCTCGTGAACGTGACGAACCTGCCGCTGCGCCCCGCGCCGGTGCTCGCGCGGACGGCGACCTCGTTGTCGGCGCTGTCCGGCGGGCGGTTCGTGCTCGGTCTCGGCGCCGGCGGGGCCTGGGACCGGATCACGACGATGGGGGTGCCGGAGCTGCGTCCGGCCGAGGCGGTGGAGGCGTTCGAGGAAGCGATGCAGCTGGTGCGCGGGCTGTCCGACGGCGGTACGCCGAAACCGACGAAGCACTACCCGATCGGGCCGTTGCGCCCGGCCGCCGTACCCGCGCCGCCGATCTGGACCGGCTCGAACGGCCCGAAGTCCCTCGCCGCGACCGGCCGGCACGCCGACGGCTGGATCCCCGGCCACGCTGCCGACTGGCTCAGTGATCGGTACCGGTGGTCCCGCCCGATCATCGACGAGGCCGCGCTGTCGGTCGGACGGAAACCGTCGGACGTCGGCACGATCTACAACTTCCCGGGTGTGATCACCGCGAGTCCGTTGCCCCGGACCCGTGACGAGGAGGGCCGCTGGATCGGAGGCTCGCCGGCCCAGTGGATCGAGGAACTCGCCGACGCCATCCTCAACCACAACGCCACCGGCTTCACCCTCTTCCCCCGCGGCAACGAGCCGTACGACGTCCAACTCGCGCGCTGGGCACAAGACGTAGTACCCGCCGTCCGCGCCGCCACCAGCTGA
- a CDS encoding RraA family protein, translating to MLERFAELTTAHVADACVRAGVPVRTVSLTAVVGGRVAGRVLPAQHVGSVDVFLEAFESAAEGDVLVVDNGGRRDEACVGDLAALEAAAAGVAGIVIWGLHRDTADIIAIGLPVFSLGALPTGPLRLDPRPDDALSKATIGEWTVTREDIVFADEDGAIFVPADRLDELLALATTIRDTEHRQAVEIRAGRSLRQQVSFADYLSKRAADPSLTFRQHLRAVRGAIEE from the coding sequence ATGCTGGAGCGGTTCGCGGAGTTGACGACGGCGCATGTCGCGGATGCCTGTGTGCGAGCCGGTGTTCCGGTACGCACGGTTTCGTTGACGGCAGTGGTCGGCGGCCGGGTCGCGGGGCGGGTGCTGCCCGCGCAGCACGTGGGAAGTGTCGACGTTTTCCTGGAGGCGTTCGAGTCCGCGGCTGAGGGCGACGTACTGGTGGTGGACAACGGTGGCCGGCGGGACGAGGCGTGCGTCGGCGACCTGGCGGCGCTCGAGGCGGCGGCGGCCGGCGTTGCGGGGATCGTGATCTGGGGACTGCACCGCGACACGGCCGACATCATCGCGATCGGGCTGCCGGTGTTCAGCCTCGGCGCGTTGCCGACCGGGCCGCTGCGGCTCGACCCTCGACCCGATGACGCGTTGTCCAAGGCAACCATCGGGGAGTGGACGGTGACCCGGGAGGACATCGTTTTCGCGGACGAGGACGGCGCGATCTTCGTACCGGCGGATCGGCTGGACGAACTGCTCGCACTGGCGACGACGATCCGCGACACCGAACACCGACAGGCCGTCGAGATCCGCGCCGGCCGATCGTTGCGTCAACAGGTGAGCTTCGCCGACTACCTGTCGAAGCGGGCAGCCGACCCGTCACTCACCTTCCGCCAGCACCTCCGAGCAGTCCGCGGGGCGATCGAGGAGTAA